One part of the Glycine soja cultivar W05 chromosome 11, ASM419377v2, whole genome shotgun sequence genome encodes these proteins:
- the LOC114376237 gene encoding U-box domain-containing protein 5-like has protein sequence MVTDIGEGEELQNPRSFKVHSKICTELTELVDRISRIVPDIEAARPGYSSGIESLCLLNNAIDKVKLLLQHCSECSKFYLAMTGDTVLSRCLKATRSLEKSLIQIQDMVPVMLAVEVSRIIHDLECTRLVLDPNEEKAGRVVRELLTLTSDSADDSEVKALQFAASTLNITSPKAILIEQRSIKKLLDKLGPNDLPKKKILRYLLYLLKKHGKLMVGEHVEEVYSRSEEQAATENSNHDSLRSHHVDSDTILKYGQYKTHTNELSGVAPLEEYKCPISSRLMYDPVIIDSGVTYERMWIKKWFDEGNDICPKTRKKLVHMGLTPNMAMKDLISKWCRNNGVSIPDPSRHAEDICAWEASNTSISSLGSYFNDFTAPVDLSSMSIGPLDTSFSLDASHGKTTRGSNLMQTKSRDNSHKHQAHTEIHDTDLMLLPQLCDLQWDSQCKVIQDLKDNLKSNSQAFVSVSAENFIEPLVRFLSNAYDLRDIKALRAGTQLLLEFVNNCRNGTTNLNEDTFIMLASFLNSDVIGETLAIMEELSGYGFSKAKIAASSALSSILNMLDSENKGFQQQAIRIMYNLSFSGEVCPRMLSLRCIPKLLPFFKDRTLLRYCIYILKNLCDTEEGRKSVSETKGCLSSVAEILDTGNNEEQEHALAVLVSLCSQHVDYCKLVMREDEHIISLLIYISQNGNDRGKGSALELLHLLKDIDIAENEGCPEPNINNSSRDSNSYHPEENQPSKKSTFLKKLSPFSKSSSHASKTKR, from the exons ATGGTAACTGATATTGGTGAAGGGGAAGAGTTACAAAATCCCCGCTCCTTTAAG GTGCATAGTAAAATCTGCACAGAACTCACAGAATTAGTGGATAGAATCTCAAGAATAGTTCCAGACATAGAGGCGGCACGGCCAGGATACTCTTCAGGAATAGAGTCTCTATGTTTGCTGAACAATGCAATTGATAAAGTCAAACTACTTCTGCAACATTGCTCCGAATGTAGCAAATTCTACCTG GCTATGACAGGAGATACAGTACTCTCAAGATGCCTAAAGGCAACAAGATCATTAGAGAAAAGCTTAATCCAAATTCAAGATATGGTTCCTGTTATGTTGGCTGTAGAG GTTTCTAGAATAATTCATGATCTAGAATGTACAAGACTTGTTCTGGACCCTAATGAAGAAAAGGCTGGGAGGGTTGTGAGAGAGTTGCTTACTTTAACCTCAGATTCAGCTGATGATTCTGAAGTTAAAGCTCTTCAGTTTGCAGCATCTACACTGAATATAACATCCCCAAAGGCCATCTTAATAGAGCAACGATCTATTAAGAAGTTGTTAGATAAACTTGGACCCAATGACCTCCCAAAGAAGAAGATACTGAGATATCTTCTGTATCTACTGAAAAAGCATGGAAAGCTCATGGTGGGGGAACATGTGGAGGAGGTCTATTCTCGTTCTGAGGAACAAGCTGCAACAGAGAACTCGAATCACGATTCCCTACGAAGCCATCATGTTGATTCAGACACAATCTTGAAGTATGGTCAGTATAAAACTCACACCAATGAGTTAAGTGGAGTTGCACCACTTGAGGAATATAAGTGCCCAATATCCTCAAGGTTGATGTATGATCCTGTTATCATTGATTCAGGAGTAACATATGAAAGAATGTGGATAAAAAAGTGGTTTGATGAGGGTAATGACATATGTCCCAAAACCAGAAAGAAACTAGTCCATATGGGATTAACTCCAAACATGGCCATGAAAGACTTAATATCAAAGTGGTGCAGAAATAATGGAGTCTCCATTCCAGACCCTAGTAGGCATGCAGAAGATATTTGTGCATGGGAAGCTTCAAACACTTCCATTAGCAGCTTAGGAAGTTATTTCAATGATTTCACCGCACCAGTGGATCTTAGTAGCATGTCAATTGGGCCATTGGATACTAGTTTCAGTTTAGATGCCTCACATGGTAAGACCACTCGTGGCTCAAATTTGATGCAGACCAAGAGCCGTGACAATTCTCACAAACATCAGGCTCATACAGAGATACATGATACTGATTTGATGCTCTTGCCTCAACTCTGTGATCTTCAATGGGATTCTCAATGCAAGGTCATTCAAGATTTGAAAGATAATTTGAAAAGCAATAGCCAAGCTTTTGTTTCTGTATCAGCAGAGAATTTCATCGAACCACTCGTCAGGTTTCTGAGCAATGCATATGATCTGCGTGATATTAAAGCACTGAGAGCTGGAACTCAGCTTCTGTTGGAGTTTGTGAACAACTGCAG AAATGGTACGACTAATTTGAATGAAGATACTTTCATTATGTTGGCAAGTTTTCTCAATTCAGATGTGATTGGAGAAACTCTTGCCATAATGGAAGAACTGTCAGGATATGGGTTTAGTAAAGCTAAAATTGCAGCATCCAGTGCTCTCAGTTCTATTCTAAACATGCTTGATTCTGAAAACAAAGGTTTCCAACAGCAAGCTATTAGAATAATGTACAACTTGTCCTTCAGTGGTGAAGTTTGTCCCCGCATGCTATCTCTCAGGTGCATCCCAAAATTGCTGCCATTTTTTAAAGACAGAACCCTTTTGAGAtactgtatatatatattgaaaaatctTTGTGACACTGAAGAGGGTAGGAAATCTGTTTCTGAAACAAAGGGATGCTTATCTTCTGTTGCTGAAATACTTGATACAGGCAATAACGAGGAACAAGAACATGCGCTGGCTGTTCTAGTCTCTCTATGTTCTCAACATGTGGATTATTGTAAGTTGGTAATGCGTGAGGATGAGCATATCATAAGTCTTCTTATCTATATCTCACAGAATGGAAATGACAGAGGAAAAGGAAGTGCATTGGAATTGCTTCATCTTTTGAAAGATATTGACATTGCTGAGAATGAAGGTTGTCCTGAGCCAAATATCAACAACTCTTCTCGAGATTCTAACAGTTACCACCCTGAAGAAAATCAACCATCAAAGAAATCCACGTTTCTGAAGAAACTATCACCGTTCTCAAAGTCCAGTTCACATGCATCAAAAACCAAAAGATGA